One window of Metopolophium dirhodum isolate CAU chromosome 3, ASM1992520v1, whole genome shotgun sequence genomic DNA carries:
- the LOC132940062 gene encoding carbohydrate-responsive element-binding protein isoform X2, whose product MICQFASPVEIVDIHKQPEAVVLEGKYWKRKFNAVTAEYKKWRLFYRSLLQNGFKERQKLLNEFLEWQQNNCDIRIDDDYMNFISDTLFSTVTSNSRIFEFPNAREDKSTTTNIADFIQPSLGQLQPNLDEFMDTIEPLQDLFSPPKLPPVPEECHMSTESSNNLYSQPYGNVNTCYQTNQHSLSLHSELNQLKMTNMRQETTDSSCPLHANSYSTGENYQSNFPTMFHQSSNGSYQSNNLSYNNIPTGAAQPHHNEMQIPPPPPVYSFEFNNSNISHEPVLNSNSYNQHQDISATNTSVMNYGNGSSTNDFKNRTPQVQTYNKFPPIVRNTQDHFVAPKIRQRQRGRQSQPKQKVMQSSINPSNDNNQSVLLAQLLSSNNMFSTPSSTVVSTNMAKFRNTNGSYQTYQQVPQVPQVPQIPYQLIQRRARTPDHVLTSYTDHLVYRKPSPVFMNQSDCNVYNLTPNTRGLIDAVGTPGGIHQLPQIQPRFDIPHGNTQGYSTYRLPQPQEYVNHSVSVMDKPSPTSNQPSPTNNYSQPLNTPIPQSVTSPMACSTDLCQKTHSPNQSNESVNLSQRNGSMSMPTHVMIPGPSRTPYKEHRRVCHINAEQKRRCNIKNGFDMLNMLIPQINQNPNTKMSKAAMLQKGADYILQLRSERARLYEERQNLQQQVESLNLAISNCQAMLPATGAPFSRQRTTKMKEMFDEYVKKRTQENWKFYILSLIAEPLLNSFNSSVSTSSYDEMYRTTLQWVEQHCTLGDLRPIALNALRNLCTSTEILSDPSNLPEEINNIIQKSQTKHQSQGNRN is encoded by the exons ATGATCTGTCAATTTGCATCACCAGTAGAAATTGTAGACATTCATAAACAACCAGAG GCTGTTGTTTTGGAAGGAAAATATTGGaaaagaaaatttaatgcaGTGACTGCAGAATACAAAAAATGGAGACTATTTTATCGAAGTTTACTACAAAATGGATTCAAAGAAAgacaaaaatta ttgaatgaATTTTTAGAATGGCAACAAAACAATTGTGATATAAGAATTGATGATgattatatgaattttataaGCGATACACTTTTTTCAACTGTAACCTCAAATTCTCGCATATTCGAATTTCCAAATGCCAGAGaag ACAAATCGACGACGACTAATATTGCTGATTTTATACAACCGAGTTTAGGACAGCTACAGCCAAATTTAGATGAATTCATGGATACCATAGAACCTTTGCAAG atcTATTTAGTCCTCCTAAGTTACCACCGGTACCAGAAGAATGTCATATGTCAACAGAATCTTCCAACAATTTATACAGTCAGCCTTATGGAAATGTAAACACTTGTTATCAGACAAATCAACATTCTTTGTCTTTACATTCAGAACTGAACCAACTTAAAATGACAAATATGCGACAAGAAACTACCGATTCATCATGTCCATTGCACGCTAATAGTTATTCAACTGGAGAAAACTATCAATCTAATTTTCCTACAATGTTTCATCAATCTTCAAATGGTAGTTACCAATCCAATAATCTCTCATATAACAATATTCCCACGGGAGCTGCACAACCTCATCACAATGAAATGCAGATACCACCTCCACCGCCAGTATATTcgtttgaattcaataattccAATATTAGCCATGAACCGGTGTTAAACTCCAACAGTTATAATCAACATCAAGATATATCTGCAACTAATACCTCTGTGATGAATTATGGCAATGGGTCATCaactaatgattttaaaaatagaaccCCACAAGTACAAACGTATAACAAGTTCCCTCCAATTGTAAGAAATACACAAGATCACTTTGTTGCAccaaaa ATTAGACAGAGGCAACGCGGTAGACAATCTCAGCCAAAGCAAAAAGTTATGCAATCGAGTATAAATCCTTCAAATGATAATAACCAAAGTGTTCTACTTGCTCAGCTTCTTTCAtcaa acAATATGTTTTCAACACCAAGTTCAACTGTAGTTTCTACCAACATGGCCAAGTTTCGAAATACAAACGGATCTTATCAAACATACCAGCAAGTACCACAGGTTCCACAAGTTCCACAGATCCcatatcaattaatacaaagaAGAGCAAGAACACCAGATCACGTTTTAACTTCATATACTGATCATCTTGTTTATCGAAAACCAAGTCCTGTCTTTATGAATCAAag tgactgtaatgtatataatttaacaccTAATACTCGTGGACTTATCGATGCAGTTGGAACACCTGGTGGTATTCATCAACTTCCGCAAATTCAACCCAGATTTGATATACCACATGGAAACACCCAAGGTTACTCAACCTACAGGCTCCCACAACCTCAAGAGTATGTCAATCACTCTGTCTCGGTCATGGACAAACCATCGCCAACGAGCAATCAACCTTCACCTACAAATAACTATAGTCAACCCTTAAATACTCCAATTCCTCAATCTGTAACATCACCTATGGCATGTAGTACAGACCTCTGTCAAAAAACTCACTCTCCAAATCAATCTAATGAGTCTGTGAATTTGTCACAAAGAAATGGTTCGATGTCAATGCCAACACATGTCATGATCCCTGGTCCATCAAGAACTCCATATAAG GAGCATAGGAGAGTTTGTCATATAAATGCAGAACAAAAGCGGAGGTGCAACATTAAGAATGGATTTGATATGTTGAATATGTTAATACCACAAATCAATCAAAATCCAAACACAAAAATGAGTAAAGCTGCGATGTTACAAAAAGGAGCTGATTATATACTCCAGCTAAGGTCAGAACGAGCACGGTTATATGAAGAGAGGCAAAATTTGCAACAACAAGTTGAATCTCTTAATCTAGCTATAAG TAATTGTCAAGCAATGTTACCCGCTACAGGAGCCCCATTTTCTAGACAACGAACCACTAAAATGAAAGAAATGTTTGATGAATATGTTAAGAAAAGAACTCAAGAGaattggaaattttatatt ctGAGTTTAATTGCAGAACCACTATTAAATTCGTTTAACTCTAGTGTATCTACATCAAGTTATGATGAAATGTACCGTACTACTCTTCAATGGGTAGAACAACACTGTACACTGGGTGATCTCAGGCCAA ttgCTTTGAATGCATTGCGAAATCTGTGCACATCCACAGAAATACTATCAGATCCTAGTAATCTGCCTGAAGAAATAAATAACATCATTCAAAAAAGTCAAACAAAACATCAATCACAAGGAAACcgaaattaa
- the LOC132940062 gene encoding carbohydrate-responsive element-binding protein isoform X3 — MHVRRLQAVVLEGKYWKRKFNAVTAEYKKWRLFYRSLLQNGFKERQKLLNEFLEWQQNNCDIRIDDDYMNFISDTLFSTVTSNSRIFEFPNAREDKSTTTNIADFIQPSLGQLQPNLDEFMDTIEPLQDLFSPPKLPPVPEECHMSTESSNNLYSQPYGNVNTCYQTNQHSLSLHSELNQLKMTNMRQETTDSSCPLHANSYSTGENYQSNFPTMFHQSSNGSYQSNNLSYNNIPTGAAQPHHNEMQIPPPPPVYSFEFNNSNISHEPVLNSNSYNQHQDISATNTSVMNYGNGSSTNDFKNRTPQVQTYNKFPPIVRNTQDHFVAPKIRQRQRGRQSQPKQKVMQSSINPSNDNNQSVLLAQLLSSNNMFSTPSSTVVSTNMAKFRNTNGSYQTYQQVPQVPQVPQIPYQLIQRRARTPDHVLTSYTDHLVYRKPSPVFMNQSDCNVYNLTPNTRGLIDAVGTPGGIHQLPQIQPRFDIPHGNTQGYSTYRLPQPQEYVNHSVSVMDKPSPTSNQPSPTNNYSQPLNTPIPQSVTSPMACSTDLCQKTHSPNQSNESVNLSQRNGSMSMPTHVMIPGPSRTPYKEHRRVCHINAEQKRRCNIKNGFDMLNMLIPQINQNPNTKMSKAAMLQKGADYILQLRSERARLYEERQNLQQQVESLNLAISNCQAMLPATGAPFSRQRTTKMKEMFDEYVKKRTQENWKFYILSLIAEPLLNSFNSSVSTSSYDEMYRTTLQWVEQHCTLGDLRPIALNALRNLCTSTEILSDPSNLPEEINNIIQKSQTKHQSQGNRN; from the exons GCTGTTGTTTTGGAAGGAAAATATTGGaaaagaaaatttaatgcaGTGACTGCAGAATACAAAAAATGGAGACTATTTTATCGAAGTTTACTACAAAATGGATTCAAAGAAAgacaaaaatta ttgaatgaATTTTTAGAATGGCAACAAAACAATTGTGATATAAGAATTGATGATgattatatgaattttataaGCGATACACTTTTTTCAACTGTAACCTCAAATTCTCGCATATTCGAATTTCCAAATGCCAGAGaag ACAAATCGACGACGACTAATATTGCTGATTTTATACAACCGAGTTTAGGACAGCTACAGCCAAATTTAGATGAATTCATGGATACCATAGAACCTTTGCAAG atcTATTTAGTCCTCCTAAGTTACCACCGGTACCAGAAGAATGTCATATGTCAACAGAATCTTCCAACAATTTATACAGTCAGCCTTATGGAAATGTAAACACTTGTTATCAGACAAATCAACATTCTTTGTCTTTACATTCAGAACTGAACCAACTTAAAATGACAAATATGCGACAAGAAACTACCGATTCATCATGTCCATTGCACGCTAATAGTTATTCAACTGGAGAAAACTATCAATCTAATTTTCCTACAATGTTTCATCAATCTTCAAATGGTAGTTACCAATCCAATAATCTCTCATATAACAATATTCCCACGGGAGCTGCACAACCTCATCACAATGAAATGCAGATACCACCTCCACCGCCAGTATATTcgtttgaattcaataattccAATATTAGCCATGAACCGGTGTTAAACTCCAACAGTTATAATCAACATCAAGATATATCTGCAACTAATACCTCTGTGATGAATTATGGCAATGGGTCATCaactaatgattttaaaaatagaaccCCACAAGTACAAACGTATAACAAGTTCCCTCCAATTGTAAGAAATACACAAGATCACTTTGTTGCAccaaaa ATTAGACAGAGGCAACGCGGTAGACAATCTCAGCCAAAGCAAAAAGTTATGCAATCGAGTATAAATCCTTCAAATGATAATAACCAAAGTGTTCTACTTGCTCAGCTTCTTTCAtcaa acAATATGTTTTCAACACCAAGTTCAACTGTAGTTTCTACCAACATGGCCAAGTTTCGAAATACAAACGGATCTTATCAAACATACCAGCAAGTACCACAGGTTCCACAAGTTCCACAGATCCcatatcaattaatacaaagaAGAGCAAGAACACCAGATCACGTTTTAACTTCATATACTGATCATCTTGTTTATCGAAAACCAAGTCCTGTCTTTATGAATCAAag tgactgtaatgtatataatttaacaccTAATACTCGTGGACTTATCGATGCAGTTGGAACACCTGGTGGTATTCATCAACTTCCGCAAATTCAACCCAGATTTGATATACCACATGGAAACACCCAAGGTTACTCAACCTACAGGCTCCCACAACCTCAAGAGTATGTCAATCACTCTGTCTCGGTCATGGACAAACCATCGCCAACGAGCAATCAACCTTCACCTACAAATAACTATAGTCAACCCTTAAATACTCCAATTCCTCAATCTGTAACATCACCTATGGCATGTAGTACAGACCTCTGTCAAAAAACTCACTCTCCAAATCAATCTAATGAGTCTGTGAATTTGTCACAAAGAAATGGTTCGATGTCAATGCCAACACATGTCATGATCCCTGGTCCATCAAGAACTCCATATAAG GAGCATAGGAGAGTTTGTCATATAAATGCAGAACAAAAGCGGAGGTGCAACATTAAGAATGGATTTGATATGTTGAATATGTTAATACCACAAATCAATCAAAATCCAAACACAAAAATGAGTAAAGCTGCGATGTTACAAAAAGGAGCTGATTATATACTCCAGCTAAGGTCAGAACGAGCACGGTTATATGAAGAGAGGCAAAATTTGCAACAACAAGTTGAATCTCTTAATCTAGCTATAAG TAATTGTCAAGCAATGTTACCCGCTACAGGAGCCCCATTTTCTAGACAACGAACCACTAAAATGAAAGAAATGTTTGATGAATATGTTAAGAAAAGAACTCAAGAGaattggaaattttatatt ctGAGTTTAATTGCAGAACCACTATTAAATTCGTTTAACTCTAGTGTATCTACATCAAGTTATGATGAAATGTACCGTACTACTCTTCAATGGGTAGAACAACACTGTACACTGGGTGATCTCAGGCCAA ttgCTTTGAATGCATTGCGAAATCTGTGCACATCCACAGAAATACTATCAGATCCTAGTAATCTGCCTGAAGAAATAAATAACATCATTCAAAAAAGTCAAACAAAACATCAATCACAAGGAAACcgaaattaa
- the LOC132940062 gene encoding uncharacterized protein LOC132940062 isoform X4 yields MNFISDTLFSTVTSNSRIFEFPNAREDKSTTTNIADFIQPSLGQLQPNLDEFMDTIEPLQDLFSPPKLPPVPEECHMSTESSNNLYSQPYGNVNTCYQTNQHSLSLHSELNQLKMTNMRQETTDSSCPLHANSYSTGENYQSNFPTMFHQSSNGSYQSNNLSYNNIPTGAAQPHHNEMQIPPPPPVYSFEFNNSNISHEPVLNSNSYNQHQDISATNTSVMNYGNGSSTNDFKNRTPQVQTYNKFPPIVRNTQDHFVAPKIRQRQRGRQSQPKQKVMQSSINPSNDNNQSVLLAQLLSSNNMFSTPSSTVVSTNMAKFRNTNGSYQTYQQVPQVPQVPQIPYQLIQRRARTPDHVLTSYTDHLVYRKPSPVFMNQSDCNVYNLTPNTRGLIDAVGTPGGIHQLPQIQPRFDIPHGNTQGYSTYRLPQPQEYVNHSVSVMDKPSPTSNQPSPTNNYSQPLNTPIPQSVTSPMACSTDLCQKTHSPNQSNESVNLSQRNGSMSMPTHVMIPGPSRTPYKEHRRVCHINAEQKRRCNIKNGFDMLNMLIPQINQNPNTKMSKAAMLQKGADYILQLRSERARLYEERQNLQQQVESLNLAISNCQAMLPATGAPFSRQRTTKMKEMFDEYVKKRTQENWKFYILSLIAEPLLNSFNSSVSTSSYDEMYRTTLQWVEQHCTLGDLRPIALNALRNLCTSTEILSDPSNLPEEINNIIQKSQTKHQSQGNRN; encoded by the exons atgaattttataaGCGATACACTTTTTTCAACTGTAACCTCAAATTCTCGCATATTCGAATTTCCAAATGCCAGAGaag ACAAATCGACGACGACTAATATTGCTGATTTTATACAACCGAGTTTAGGACAGCTACAGCCAAATTTAGATGAATTCATGGATACCATAGAACCTTTGCAAG atcTATTTAGTCCTCCTAAGTTACCACCGGTACCAGAAGAATGTCATATGTCAACAGAATCTTCCAACAATTTATACAGTCAGCCTTATGGAAATGTAAACACTTGTTATCAGACAAATCAACATTCTTTGTCTTTACATTCAGAACTGAACCAACTTAAAATGACAAATATGCGACAAGAAACTACCGATTCATCATGTCCATTGCACGCTAATAGTTATTCAACTGGAGAAAACTATCAATCTAATTTTCCTACAATGTTTCATCAATCTTCAAATGGTAGTTACCAATCCAATAATCTCTCATATAACAATATTCCCACGGGAGCTGCACAACCTCATCACAATGAAATGCAGATACCACCTCCACCGCCAGTATATTcgtttgaattcaataattccAATATTAGCCATGAACCGGTGTTAAACTCCAACAGTTATAATCAACATCAAGATATATCTGCAACTAATACCTCTGTGATGAATTATGGCAATGGGTCATCaactaatgattttaaaaatagaaccCCACAAGTACAAACGTATAACAAGTTCCCTCCAATTGTAAGAAATACACAAGATCACTTTGTTGCAccaaaa ATTAGACAGAGGCAACGCGGTAGACAATCTCAGCCAAAGCAAAAAGTTATGCAATCGAGTATAAATCCTTCAAATGATAATAACCAAAGTGTTCTACTTGCTCAGCTTCTTTCAtcaa acAATATGTTTTCAACACCAAGTTCAACTGTAGTTTCTACCAACATGGCCAAGTTTCGAAATACAAACGGATCTTATCAAACATACCAGCAAGTACCACAGGTTCCACAAGTTCCACAGATCCcatatcaattaatacaaagaAGAGCAAGAACACCAGATCACGTTTTAACTTCATATACTGATCATCTTGTTTATCGAAAACCAAGTCCTGTCTTTATGAATCAAag tgactgtaatgtatataatttaacaccTAATACTCGTGGACTTATCGATGCAGTTGGAACACCTGGTGGTATTCATCAACTTCCGCAAATTCAACCCAGATTTGATATACCACATGGAAACACCCAAGGTTACTCAACCTACAGGCTCCCACAACCTCAAGAGTATGTCAATCACTCTGTCTCGGTCATGGACAAACCATCGCCAACGAGCAATCAACCTTCACCTACAAATAACTATAGTCAACCCTTAAATACTCCAATTCCTCAATCTGTAACATCACCTATGGCATGTAGTACAGACCTCTGTCAAAAAACTCACTCTCCAAATCAATCTAATGAGTCTGTGAATTTGTCACAAAGAAATGGTTCGATGTCAATGCCAACACATGTCATGATCCCTGGTCCATCAAGAACTCCATATAAG GAGCATAGGAGAGTTTGTCATATAAATGCAGAACAAAAGCGGAGGTGCAACATTAAGAATGGATTTGATATGTTGAATATGTTAATACCACAAATCAATCAAAATCCAAACACAAAAATGAGTAAAGCTGCGATGTTACAAAAAGGAGCTGATTATATACTCCAGCTAAGGTCAGAACGAGCACGGTTATATGAAGAGAGGCAAAATTTGCAACAACAAGTTGAATCTCTTAATCTAGCTATAAG TAATTGTCAAGCAATGTTACCCGCTACAGGAGCCCCATTTTCTAGACAACGAACCACTAAAATGAAAGAAATGTTTGATGAATATGTTAAGAAAAGAACTCAAGAGaattggaaattttatatt ctGAGTTTAATTGCAGAACCACTATTAAATTCGTTTAACTCTAGTGTATCTACATCAAGTTATGATGAAATGTACCGTACTACTCTTCAATGGGTAGAACAACACTGTACACTGGGTGATCTCAGGCCAA ttgCTTTGAATGCATTGCGAAATCTGTGCACATCCACAGAAATACTATCAGATCCTAGTAATCTGCCTGAAGAAATAAATAACATCATTCAAAAAAGTCAAACAAAACATCAATCACAAGGAAACcgaaattaa